In one Musa acuminata AAA Group cultivar baxijiao chromosome BXJ2-5, Cavendish_Baxijiao_AAA, whole genome shotgun sequence genomic region, the following are encoded:
- the LOC135612738 gene encoding chaperone protein dnaJ 11, chloroplastic-like, protein MSPSSLSSSQFLGLRLAPPPNTVAASLSPRSPSSLRSPRVSAAYAAAAECPRAAHAPVPAAVANPSSLYDVLGVSPGASGQEIKAAYRQLALACHPDVIATGRKGASAEKFMRVHAAYATLSDPGKRANYDRELAAAAMLVRHRWPEARTYARSTSFPRYGRRTWETDQCW, encoded by the coding sequence ATGTCCCcgtcctccctctcctcttcccAATTTCTCGGACTCCGCCTCGCCCCGCCTCCCAACACCGTCGCCGCCTCCCTCTCCCCCCGGTCCCCCTCCTCCCTCCGCTCCCCTAGGGTATCCGCCGCCTACGCCGCCGCGGCCGAGTGCCCGCGCGCCGCCCACGCTCCCGTTCCCGCTGCCGTCGCCAACCCCTCCTCTCTCTACGACGTCCTTGGCGTCTCCCCCGGGGCCAGTGGCCAGGAGATCAAGGCCGCGTACCGGCAGCTGGCGCTCGCGTGCCACCCGGACGTCATCGCTACCGGACGCAAGGGCGCGTCCGCTGAAAAGTTCATGCGGGTCCATGCAGCCTACGCCACCCTGTCCGACCCCGGCAAGCGCGCCAACTACGACCGCGagctggcggcggcggcgatgctCGTGCGCCATCGCTGGCCAGAGGCGCGGACCTACGCCCGGTCCACGTCGTTTCCCCGATACGGCCGCCGGACCTGGGAGACCGACCAGTGCTGGTAG
- the LOC103978625 gene encoding uncharacterized protein LOC103978625 has product MAGLRPSRFFWSLVERPPTTVPEMLQRANQFVAVEAWMVEKGEWPPRVRLEPARGQQPAATRRRPSRFFPPALAPPLPPLGTSRTEIFLQIREKGLLKAPVPMRNPQELADQSKHCRFHRKSGHDTEDCRQLKRQIEELVRGGHLNRYIRRSKEPSPRPEGPVELHIDVITGGPAAGGTSMSGRKAYARSAVSDAPQRGPDPEVAFPPEDSKQPEHDNALVIMARIANAQVRRVMVDTGSSADVLYLDAFRKLGLAKESLKPICSALIGFTGDSISPLGTVTLPMTLGAPSKTKTVMTTFLVVDLPTAYNAILGRPTLNKIKAVVSTYHQTVTDKLLNKVFDVMLISVRVWEVWGSPRESRRCYLAAVSMRKRVNVNQTLEDPRERKRPTPHPEPTAPTCDIPLMKERPDRTVQVGSELPERERARLVGFLQENADVFAWSPSDITGVDPKTAQHHLNIAPDARLVKQKPRRQSPDRQLAVREEVERLLAAGFIEEVKIAIPRIDQLVDATAGHARLSFMDAFSGYNQIRMALEDQEHTTFIIDLGVYFYKVMPFGLKNAGATYQRTVNKMFATQIGRNVEVYVDDMIVKSRAAADHLTDLAETFSTLRRHGLRLNPAKCVFGVGSGRFLGFIVHERGIDVNPEKVRAVITMRAPQTIKDLQQLNGRLDALSRFLSRSGDRCLPFFRALKNPKDFRWTAQCEEAFEQLKRHLAHLPRLASVVHGERLSIYLAASLHAVSSVLTKEASGEQLPVYYISHVLSGLEERYPPIEKLALALVLASRKLHPYFQAHPIEVVTDQPLRQILSKFDVAGRLLKWSVELGEFDIHYAPRTAIKAQSVADFISELAQDVNRSPERSDGAWDLHVDGSATSSSAGAGLVLSTPDGRSFERSLRFGFRATNNEAEYEALLAGLKLALEMQVDVVRVFTDSQLVVEQLSGGYEAREATMVKYLAEVKSLASKFSRFTISRVPRSQNERADELAKLASGPDYGDHSEVKELSSRAISVSTITPAEARPTWVGEMLLFKRNGVLPEDEIAARRLRRT; this is encoded by the exons ATGGCAGGATTACGTCCTTCCcggttcttctggtccctcgtggagagACCCCCCACCACGGTTCCTGAGATGCTTCAGCGGGCAAACCAATTCGTCGCGGTTGAGGCTTGGATGGTCGAAAAGGGGGAATGGCCCCCGAGGGTCAGGCTCGAACCGGCTCGCGGGCAACAGCCCGCCGCGACTAGGCGCAGGCCGAGCCGATTCTTCCCGCCTGCTCTAGCGCCTCCTCTGCCCCCTCTGGGCACGTCCCGGACGGAGATATTTCTCCAGATAAGGGAGAAAGGGTTACTCAAGGCCCCGGTCCCGATGAGGAACCCGCAAGAGCTTGCCGACCAGTCCAAACATTGTCGCTTTCACAGGAAAAGCGGACACGACACCGAAGATTGTCGCCAATTGAAACGGCAGATCGAAGAACTTGTCCGCGGAGGCCACCTCAACCGCTACATCCGACGGAGCAAGGAACCCTCGCCCCGCCCGGAGGGTCCTGTGGAGCTCCACATCGATGTCATCACCGGAGGACCGGCGGCCGGGGGAACCAGTATGTCTGGGAGGAAAGCCTACGCCCGTTCCGCCGTAAGCGATGCCCCCCAACGCGGCCCCGACCCCGAGGTCGCATTCCCGCCCGAAGACTCCAAGCAGCCAGAACACGACAATGCACTGGTGATAATGGCTCGGATCGCCAACGCCCAGGTAAGGAGAGTCATGGTCGATACAGGGAGTTCGGCCGACGTGCTCTATCTGGATGCCTTTCGGAAGTTGGGGCTCGCCAAAGAATCCCTGAAGCCTATCTGCTCGGCGCTCATAGGGTTCACTGGTGACTCAATCTCACCGTTAGGGACCGTCACTTTGCCCATGACTTTGGGAGCACCGTCCAAAacgaagacggtgatgaccaccttCCTGGTAGTAGACCTCCCTACTGCTTACAACGCCATCCTTGGCCGTCCCACCCTCAACAAAATAAAAGCCGTAGTCTCCACCTATCATcagactgtcacggacaaacttctaaacaaggtgtttgatgtaatgcttatatctgtccgtgtct GGGAAGTTTGGGGAAGCCCCCGAGAATCCAGACGGTGCTACCTGGCGGCGGTTTCGATGCGCAAAAGGGTCAACGTCAACCAGACCTTGGAGGACCCGAGGGAAAGAAAGCGGCCGACGCCACACCCGGAGCCAACGGCGCCCACTTGTGACATCCCGTTGATGAAGGAACGTCCAGATCGGACAGTCCAGGTGGGATCAGAACTCCCTGAGCGGGAGCGGGCACGACTCGTCGGTTTCCTACAGGAGAATGCTGACGTATTCGCCTGGTCACCATCCGACATAACGGGCGTCGACCCGAAGACTGCTCAGCATCACTTGAATATAGCCCCTGACGCACGACTAGTAAAACAAAAGCCACGACGCCAATCCCCTGATAGACAACTCGCCGTCCGCGAGGAGGTGGAACGACTCTTAGCGGCTGGCTTCATCGAAGAAGTCAA GATTGCTATCCCACGGATCGATCAGCTGGTCGACGCGACTGCCGGGCACGCCCGTCTGTCATTCATGGACGCtttctccggctacaaccagatcagaatggcgctTGAGGACCAAGAGCATACGACTTTCATCATTGATCTAGGGGTGTATTTCTACAAGGTTATGCCGTTCGGCCTCAAAAACGCAGGCGCCACTTATCAGAGGACCGTCAACAAAATGTTCGCCACGCAAATCGGGCGAAACGTCGAGGtctatgtcgacgacatgattgtgaaaagtCGCGCGGCGGCAGACCACCTAACCGACTTGGCCGAGACATTCTCCACACTTCGGAGGCATGGCCTACGGCTAAATCCTGCGAAGTGCGTTTTTGGCGTAGGGTCGGGGcggttcctcggattcatcgtgcatgaaagaggaattgacgtgaATCCAGAAAAGGTTCGGGCAGTCATCACCATGCGGGCCCCCCAGACGATCAAGGACCTGCAGCAACTAAACGGGAGGCTAGATGCCCTATCCCGGTTTTTATCCCGATCTGGCgatcgctgccttcccttcttCCGGGCGCTGAAGAACCCAAAGGACTTCCGGTGGACGGCGCAGTGTGAAGAGGCTTTCGAGCAGCTCAAGCGGCACCTAGCCCACCTCCCCCGCCTGGCCTCGGTTGTGCACGGGGAAAGGCTCAGCATCTACCTAGCCGCCTCCCTACACGCGGTCAGCTCCGTCCTAACCAAAGAGGCCTCAGGGGAACAACTACCAGTCTATTACATCAGCCATGTCCTGAGCGGACTCGAGGAGCGGTATCCACCGATCGAGAAACTCGCTTTGGCACTCGTACTGGCGTCCCGAAAACTGCacccctacttccaggcccacccgatCGAGGTAGTCACTGATCAGCCACTCCGACAGATTCTATCTAAGTTTGATGTCGCAGGTCGGCTCCTCAAATGGTCGGTGGAACTCGGAGAATTCGATATACATTACGCACCGAGAACTGCCATCAAAGCCCAGTCTGTGGCGGACTTCATTTCGGAATTGGCCCAAGATGTAAACAGAAGTCCCGAGCGGTCAGACGGAGCGTGGGACCTGCACGTGGATGGCTCGGCGACCTCAAGCAGCGCGGGCGCGGGATTAGTACTTTCAACCCCCGACGGACGCTCGTTCGAACGCTCCCTCCGATTCGGGTTCCGGGCAACCAACAATGAAGCCGAGTACGAGGCGCTCCTGGCAGGACTCAAGCTGGCACTAGAAATGCAAGTGGACGTCGTCCGTGTTTtcaccgactcgcagctcgtCGTCGAGCAACTCAGCGGCGGATACGAAGCCAGGGAAGCAACCATGGTGAAGTACCTAGCGGAGGTAAAGAGCCTAGCCTCCAAATTCTCCCGCTTTACGATATCCAGGGTGCCGAGGAGCCAAAATGAACGAGCCGACGAGTTGGCGAAGCTAGCCTCAGGACCAGACTACGGAGACCACTCCGAGGTTAAGGAGCTCTCGTCCCGCGCCATCTCGGTCTCAACCATAACTCCCGCCGAGGCGCGCCCCACATGGGTGGGGGAGATGCTACTTTTCAAACGCAACGGGGTTCTTCCCGAGGACGAGATCGCAGCAAGACGCCTCCGCCGAACGTAG
- the LOC135612739 gene encoding thaumatin-like protein 1b, whose translation MMFGFMAPLSVLVLVFFSARGCLAASFTFVNNCQYTVWPGVLSNAGNAALSTTGFAVEAGQSRSIEAPAAWSGRFWGRTLCATDSTGKFSCGTGDCGSSKVECSGRGAAPPATLAEFTLGGGGNGTDYYDVSLVDGYNLAMLVAPQGGSGGGGCGSTGCVADLNGVCPSDLRVVLWSGTGASESVACKSACDAFGSAQYCCSGAYSNPNTCKPSSYSQFFKNACPKAYSYAFDDATSTFTCSSADYLITFCPGTASTSYKSTDDNPDATGGLPRNEGLPSNDGGAMVILGGYEFGQASPRAAREAALATVSLAALTSLHLLSWWLIC comes from the exons ATGATGTTTGGATTCATGGCTCCTTTGTCTGTTCTTGTGTTGGTCTTCTTCTCTGCTCGAG GTTGCTTGGCGGCCTCGTTCACGTTCGTCAACAACTGCCAGTACACTGTGTGGCCTGGCGTGTTGTCGAACGCCGGCAACGCGGCGCTCTCGACGACGGGGTTCGCCGTCGAGGCAGGCCAGTCGAGGAGTATAGAAGCGCCGGCAGCGTGGTCGGGCCGCTTCTGGGGCCGCACCCTTTGCGCCACTGACTCCACCGGCAAGTTCAGCTGCGGGACAGGCGACTGCGGGTCGAGCAAGGTGGAGTGCTCCGGCCGCGGGGCGGCCCCTCCCGCCACGCTGGCGGAGTTCACCCTGGGAGGTGGAGGGAATGGGACGGACTACTACGACGTGAGCCTGGTCGACGGCTACAACTTGGCCATGCTGGTGGCGCCGCAGGGCGGGTCGGGGGGCGGCGGGTGCGGCTCCACGGGCTGCGTGGCGGACCTCAACGGGGTGTGCCCGTCGGACCTGCGGGTGGTGCTGTGGTCGGGAACAGGTGCGAGCGAGAGCGTGGCGTGCAAGAGCGCGTGCGACGCCTTCGGGTCGGCGCAGTACTGCTGCAGCGGCGCGTACAGTAACCCCAACACCTGCAAGCCGTCGTCCTACTCCCAGTTCTTCAAGAACGCCTGCCCCAAGGCCTACAGCTACGCCTTCGACGACGCCACCTCCACCTTCACCTGCTCCTCCGCCGACTACCTCATCACGTTCTGCCCCGGCACGGCCTCCACCAG CTACAAGTCCACTGATGACAATCCTGATGCGACCGGCGGCTTGCCGAGGAACGAGGGGCTGCCATCCAACGACGGCGGAGCCATGGTGATTCTAGGCGGATACGAGTTCGGCCAAGCCTCACCGAGGGCGGCACGCGAGGCCGCGCTTGCCACCGTTTCGCTCGCAGCTCTTACCTCCCTACATCTCTTGTCATGGTGGCTGATTTGCTGA
- the LOC103985797 gene encoding trans-cinnamate:CoA ligase, peroxisomal-like: MDRLQKCPANYVALSPVTFLERAAGVYADRTSVVYQRTRFTWKQTYERCRRLASSLRLLNISKNDVVSVLAPNVPAMYEMHFAVPMAGAVLNTINTRLDCKNVATILKHSEAKVFFVDYQYVPLAVDALKLLMADPDTPQMPLAVVIDDVDTPTGTRLGELEYEQLVASGNPTQELPQLEDEWDPIALNYTSGTTSAPKGVVYSHRGAYLSTISLLLQWGVGSEPVYLWSLPMFHCNGWTFTWGVAARGGVNVCIRNTSAGEMYQAIADHRVTHMCCAPIVFTILLEAGLSERRPIASPVQVLTGGAPPPAPLLEKIERMGFKVTHAYGLTEATGPALVCEWRSEWDQRPSEDRARLKARQGISVLTLADVDVKNAKTMASVPRDGRSVGEIVLRGSSIMKGYFKNTKDTAEALRDGWFFTGDVAVVHPDGYLEIKDRSKDVIISGGENISSVEVETVLYKHPMVVEAAVVAMPHPRWGETPCAFVTLKKKCGGGDNTATEEAIITYCRANMSRFMVPKKVVFVEELPKTSTGKIQKFQLREMAKRFKVAERPPHGSSKTHLPNHGTRQVEPQQEHVLAMSRL, from the exons ATGGATCGCCTGCAGAAGTGCCCGGCTAACTATGTCGCCCTCAGCCCCGTTACCTTCCTAGAGAGGGCAGCTGGCGTCTACGCCGACCGCACCTCGGTCGTCTACCAGCGCACACGCTTCACGTGGAAGCAGACCTACGAGCGTTGCCGCCGTCTCGCCTCCTCCCTCCGGTTGCTGAACATCTCCAAGAATGATGTG GTCTCGGTTTTGGCACCTAACGTTCCGGCCATGTATGAGATGCACTTCGCCGTGCCCATGGCTGGCGCCGTGCTCAACACCATAAACACTCGTCTCGACTGCAAGAACGTCGCCACCATCCTTAAGCACTCCGAGGCCAAGGTCTTCTTCGTCGACTACCAGTACGTCCCCCTTGCCGTAGACGCCCTCAAGCTTCTTATGGCCGACCCCGACACTCCCCAGATGCCACTGGCCGTCGTCATCGACGACGTCGACACACCGACCGGCACTCGGCTGGGAGAGCTGGAGTACGAGCAGCTCGTCGCTAGCGGCAACCCGACTCAGGAACTCCCCCAGCTCGAGGACGAGTGGGATCCCATCGCCCTTAACTACACCTCCGGCACCACGTCCGCCCCCAAGGGGGTGGTCTACAGCCACCGCGGCGCGTACCTAAGCACCATCAGCCTCCTTCTCCAGTGGGGGGTCGGAAGTGAGCCTGTCTACCTCTGGTCACTCCCCATGTTCCATTGCAACGGGTGGACGTTCACGTGGGGAGTCGCCGCCCGCGGCGGCGTCAACGTGTGCATCCGCAACACGTCGGCCGGCGAGATGTATCAAGCCATCGCCGACCACCGTGTCACCCACATGTGCTGTGCTCCCATCGTCTTCACCATCCTCCTTGAGGCCGGTCTGTCCGAGCGTCGTCCCATCGCCTCCCCCGTTCAGGTGCTCACCGGCGGAGCCCCACCCCCGGCGCCGCTGCTCGAGAAGATCGAGCGCATGGGGTTCAAGGTGACGCACGCTTACGGGCTGACAGAAGCGACCGGGCCGGCGCTCGTCTGCGAGTGGCGGTCGGAGTGGGACCAGAGACCGTCCGAGGACCGGGCGCGCCTCAAGGCGCGGCAAGGGATCAGCGTGCTCACACTCGCGGACGTCGACGTCAAGAACGCCAAGACGATGGCGAGCGTCCCTCGCGACGGCCGGTCCGTCGGGGAGATCGTCCTCCGCGGCAGCAGCATCATGAAGGGCTACTTCAAGAACACCAAAGACACGGCCGAGGCGTTGAGGGACGGGTGGTTCTTCACCGGAGACGTCGCGGTGGTGCACCCGGACGGGTATCTAGAGATCAAGGACCGGTCCAAGGACGTGATCATCTCAGGAGGCGAGAACATCAGCAGCGTGGAGGTGGAGACGGTGCTGTACAAGCACCCCATGGTGgtggaggcagcggtggtggcgatgCCTCACCCGCGCTGGGGCGAGACCCCGTGCGCCTTCGTGACGCTGAAGAAGAAATGCGGCGGTGGAGATAACACCGCAACGGAGGAAGCCATCATAACATACTGCAGGGCGAACATGTCACGCTTCATGGTGCCAAAGAAGGTGGTGTTCGTGGAGGAGCTGCCCAAGACTTCCACCGGAAAGATCCAAAAGTTTCAGCTAAGGGAGATGGCTAAGCGCTTCAAGGTAGCGGAGAGGCCGCCGCATGGGAGCAGCAAAACCCATCTTCCCAACCACGGTACGCGCCAGGTTGAGCCGCAGCAGGAGCATGTCTTGGCCATGTCGCGCCTCTGA